A region from the Melioribacter roseus P3M-2 genome encodes:
- a CDS encoding TetR/AcrR family transcriptional regulator → MFKEKKYNVMRKTKKEAEQTKKRLMKEALIIFNRKGYENARLEDIAKAAGVTRGAIYHHFGNKAKLFMELALQNKHNLNEIIESSIDESEEDPFNTMYNVISKIFDKLKKDPLFRGFEELRIKTVMNDELEPLKHIVDKELKESFGKMMGILNGMERKNKLDKNIDKEALSLLIISLVSGLIYLRLRHPSILNIDKKLKNIIQILSASIVK, encoded by the coding sequence ATGTTTAAAGAAAAAAAATATAATGTTATGAGAAAAACGAAAAAGGAAGCGGAGCAGACAAAAAAGAGACTGATGAAGGAAGCGCTGATTATTTTTAATAGAAAAGGGTATGAAAACGCACGATTAGAGGATATTGCAAAAGCAGCGGGAGTAACAAGAGGTGCTATTTATCACCACTTCGGAAACAAAGCTAAATTGTTTATGGAACTAGCATTGCAAAATAAGCATAACTTGAATGAAATTATCGAAAGTAGCATAGATGAATCAGAGGAAGACCCATTCAATACAATGTATAATGTCATTAGCAAAATATTTGATAAATTAAAAAAAGACCCCTTGTTTCGCGGATTTGAGGAACTTAGAATTAAAACTGTTATGAATGATGAGCTCGAACCATTAAAACATATTGTTGATAAAGAACTTAAGGAAAGTTTTGGTAAAATGATGGGCATCTTAAATGGAATGGAAAGAAAAAATAAATTAGATAAGAATATAGATAAAGAAGCTCTTTCTCTGTTAATAATTTCTTTGGTAAGTGGATTGATTTATCTGAGATTAAGACATCCTAGCATTCTGAATATTGATAAGAAGTTAAAAAATATTATTCAAATTTTATCCGCAAGCATAGTGAAATAA
- a CDS encoding efflux RND transporter periplasmic adaptor subunit, giving the protein MKLKGSNVLMFFSISLFLILTACSQEDKSAKSMEEIYHEEGIPVKVKTVEMSRMSKKYLYNAVLEGIEETSKCSMIGDRVEKIYAEVGDFVKKDQPIIKFPNGNPSIKYNQAKVAFENAQSTYKRYEELYKEGGVSKQELDNIKTQYEIAKADLEAVEQVIEVRAPIDGYITNIAVKETQNVDKDQLLFTISNTNILKAKIKISEQEIEYIKTGQKAYAKWKEYIIGGKVKRISMLMNPITKSFDATVEFNNALHKLKAGVTANIYVEEEIGDGIFVHRENILREGNDYYVYLTNNGKAQKRKNC; this is encoded by the coding sequence ATGAAACTAAAAGGAAGCAATGTATTGATGTTTTTTTCCATTTCGTTGTTTTTGATTTTGACTGCTTGTTCACAAGAGGATAAATCTGCGAAAAGCATGGAAGAGATTTATCATGAAGAAGGAATACCTGTTAAAGTAAAAACAGTTGAAATGTCAAGGATGTCAAAAAAATACTTATATAATGCTGTTCTGGAAGGCATAGAAGAAACATCTAAATGCTCAATGATAGGAGATAGAGTGGAAAAAATATATGCTGAAGTAGGAGATTTTGTTAAAAAAGACCAGCCAATTATAAAATTTCCGAACGGCAATCCTTCGATAAAATATAACCAGGCTAAAGTAGCATTTGAAAACGCGCAGAGCACATATAAGAGATATGAAGAATTATATAAAGAAGGAGGCGTTTCTAAACAAGAGTTGGATAATATTAAGACTCAATATGAAATAGCTAAAGCTGATTTAGAAGCGGTTGAACAAGTAATTGAAGTTAGAGCGCCCATAGATGGGTATATTACTAATATAGCAGTTAAAGAAACGCAAAATGTGGACAAGGATCAGCTGTTATTTACTATATCGAATACTAACATATTAAAAGCGAAAATAAAAATAAGCGAGCAGGAAATTGAGTATATAAAAACGGGACAGAAAGCTTATGCAAAATGGAAAGAATATATAATTGGAGGAAAAGTAAAGCGTATATCTATGTTAATGAATCCTATAACAAAATCGTTCGATGCTACAGTGGAGTTCAATAATGCCCTGCATAAACTTAAAGCGGGAGTTACAGCGAATATTTACGTTGAGGAAGAAATCGGCGACGGTATCTTTGTCCATCGGGAAAACATATTAAGAGAGGGCAATGACTACTATGTATATCTTACTAACAATGGGAAAGCACAGAAGAGGAAAAATTGTTAA